From the Melospiza georgiana isolate bMelGeo1 chromosome 25, bMelGeo1.pri, whole genome shotgun sequence genome, one window contains:
- the LOC131093370 gene encoding uncharacterized protein LOC131093370, producing the protein MELQEVPPLQLLDRPVTVVATLGTVVAAVTGSHRDVRQRVSPKFLHAALRRFTQSLCETLDHGDVTSLGHRGVPSLGRALAALGATPGTSWADVSTAAKAWQEVLAMLRARWDRLQEEADEMCNICWDATPSWAKDLWLKTFRERPGDNLVATPWWLLVTLDRLEGASAGAMHDAQVAAAITEEEEATSEAMDEAVVATSRVRAATWRGHWAVVSVGPLNRLVEACDKAIEFIWDMQCQFEEIEDTLKTEQMSPNILEALVTDVAEFERLWDASARLASHHLLPTLWDMHNLLLSPYAGPGGPGGPGGPGSRAVAKRCRKAIKDIPRLLRGQ; encoded by the exons ATGGAGCTCCAAGAG gtgccccctctccagctgctggatCGGCCGGTCACCGTGGTGGCCACCCTGGGCACGGTGGTGGCTGCCGTGACCGGGTCACACAGGGACGTGCGGCAGCGTGTGTCCCCAAAGTTCCTGCATGCCGCGCTGAGGAGATTCACCCAGAGCCTCTGTGAGACCCTGGACCACGGGGATGTCACCTCCCTGGGCCACCgtggtgtcccctccctgggccGGGCCCTGGCCGCCCTCGGGGCCACACCTGGGACCTCCTGGGCTGATGTGAGCACCGCGGCCAAGGCCTGGCAGGAGGTGTTGGCCATGCTCAGGGCGAGATGGGACcggctgcaggaggaggcagatgaGATGTGCAACATCTGCTGGGACGCGACCCCCTCCTGGGCCAAGGACTTGTGGTTAAAGACCTTCAGGGAGAGACCTGGGGACAACCTGGTGGCCACACCCTGGTGGCTGCTGGTGACCCTGGACAGGCTCGAGGGGGCCTCGGCAGGGGCCATGCACGATGCTCAGGTGGCAGCAGCCATCACTGAGGAAGAGGAAGCTACCAGCGAGGCCATGGATGAGGCCGTGGTGGCCACCAGCCGGGTGAGGGCGGCCAcctggaggggacactgggCAGTGGTGTCTGTGGGGCCGCTGAACCGTTTGGTGGAGGCGTGCGACAAAGCCATAGAGTTCATCTGGGACATGCAATGCCAGTTTGAAGAGATTGAGGACACCCTGAAGACAGAGCAGATGTCCCCCAATATCCTTGAGGCCTTGGTGACTGACGTGGCTGAGTTTGAGCGGCTGTGGGATGCCAGCGCTCGCCTGGCCTCTCATCACCTGCTGCCGACACTGTGGGATATGCACAACCTCCTGTTGAGTCCCTATGCTGGCCCAGGTGGCCCcggtggcccaggtggccccgGCAGCCGCGCAGTGGCCAAGCGGTGCCGAAAAGCCATCAAGGACATCCCGAGGCTGCTGCGGGGACAGTGA